The following are encoded together in the Geobacter sulfurreducens PCA genome:
- a CDS encoding TlyA family rRNA (cytidine-2'-O)-methyltransferase produces MTASSTLNTAKSRERLDKLLVDRGLVQSRERARALIMAGQVVVNDHLADKAGLQVPVEAEIRLKGEDIPFVSRGGLKLARALEEFGIDVADMTAIDVGASTGGFTDCLLQRGARKVYAVDVGYGQLAWKLRQDSRVVNLEKTNIRYLEPGALPETPGLAVIDASFISLDKVLPSTLRLIGEEGVIVALIKPQFEVGRGEVGKGGVVRDEEKHRRVIADVVALAEGLGLMVLGVTESPILGPKGNREFLIHLKKAVGETPPHNR; encoded by the coding sequence GGAGCGCCTCGACAAGCTTCTGGTCGACCGGGGGCTTGTCCAGTCGCGGGAACGAGCCCGTGCGCTCATCATGGCCGGTCAGGTGGTGGTGAACGATCACCTGGCGGATAAGGCCGGGCTCCAGGTTCCGGTGGAAGCCGAAATCCGGCTCAAGGGGGAGGACATTCCTTTTGTGAGCCGGGGTGGCCTTAAGCTCGCGAGGGCATTGGAGGAGTTCGGTATCGATGTCGCGGACATGACCGCCATTGACGTGGGTGCTTCCACCGGCGGCTTCACCGACTGCCTGCTCCAGCGCGGTGCCCGGAAGGTCTATGCCGTTGACGTGGGGTACGGTCAACTGGCCTGGAAGCTGCGCCAGGACTCGCGCGTGGTGAATCTGGAAAAGACGAACATCCGCTATCTGGAACCCGGCGCTCTGCCGGAGACACCCGGCTTGGCAGTGATCGATGCGTCCTTCATTTCACTCGACAAGGTCCTGCCCTCCACCCTGCGCCTTATCGGGGAAGAGGGTGTCATTGTCGCCCTCATCAAACCCCAGTTCGAGGTGGGACGGGGAGAGGTCGGCAAGGGCGGCGTGGTGCGCGACGAGGAGAAGCACCGCCGGGTGATTGCCGACGTCGTGGCCCTTGCAGAAGGATTGGGCCTGATGGTTCTCGGCGTTACCGAGTCTCCCATTCTCGGGCCCAAGGGAAATCGTGAGTTTCTGATCCACCTTAAAAAGGCGGTTGGGGAGACCCCGCCCCATAACCGGTAA